Proteins encoded in a region of the Vicia villosa cultivar HV-30 ecotype Madison, WI linkage group LG5, Vvil1.0, whole genome shotgun sequence genome:
- the LOC131606036 gene encoding protein PAL OF QUIRKY-like — protein sequence MDSKLRLMCSYGGHITPFDNSLFYIGGDTRIVSVDRHSSLTNIFSHLSLTLLHGRKPFTLKYHLPNEDLDNLITVSTDEDLQNMIEEYDRLSLNLSPSPSRLRLFLFLSKPETAVSMGNFDNSDDHAWFVEALNNSGILSRVVSDSAALVDNCLLNLDDDDDHVSAASSNGGENTNSTKEHLIDMDYSMPVEDKNNVTVKLPPIEVDDNDTAMSNNIKSEVSDKNEQHQFVYIQGQVPISSYYPVYAPQSYQQLHQYPVYAMPIGLGSIQSQSISNIAADTKVAMAVAPNPAFVQIHSDQFQQRYVSLPQNLNIHQTIYGYEYNGAQKEQIYYTPQHPADAIAPPQYTNP from the coding sequence ATGGATTCCAAGCTCCGCCTCATGTGCAGCTACGGCGGCCACATCACGCCATTCGATAACTCACTCTTCTACATCGGCGGAGACACTCGCATAGTCTCCGTCGACCGTCACTCTTCCTTAACAAACATCTTTTCTCATCTCTCTCTGACTCTCCTTCACGGAAGAAAACCTTTCACTCTTAAATACCATCTTCCCAATGAAGACCTCGATAACCTTATCACTGTTTCCACCGACGAAGACCTCCAGAACATGATCGAAGAGTATGATCGTTTGTCTTTAAACCTTTCACCTTCACCTTCTCGACTCAGATTGTTCCTGTTTTTATCCAAACCAGAAACTGCTGTTTCGATGGGCAATTTTGATAACTCTGATGATCATGCGTGGTTTGTCGAAGCTCTCAACAACTCAGGTATTCTGTCGCGAGTGGTTTCTGATTCTGCCGCGCTGGTTGATAATTGCCTGCTCaaccttgatgatgatgatgatcatgtTAGTGCTGCTTCAAGCAACGGCGGAGAAAATACTAATAGTACCAAGGAGCATTTGATTGATATGGATTATTCGATGCCTGTGGAAGACAAGAACAACGTTACTGTCAAACTTCCTCCAATAGAAGTTGATGATAATGATACCGCTATGTCGAATAATATAAAAAGTGAAGTATCTGATAAAAACGAGCAACATCAATTTGTCTATATTCAAGGTCAGGTTCCAATATCATCATACTACCCCGTTTATGCACCACAATCATAccaacaacttcatcaatacccAGTTTATGCAATGCCAATCGGACTTGGATCCATACAATCACAAAGCATATCCAATATAGCTGCTGATACGAAGGTGGCAATGGCAGTGGCACCAAATCCTGCTTTTGTGCAAATACATTCCGATCAATTTCAGCAGCGATATGTGAGTTTGCCTCAAAACCTAAATATTCATCAGACTATTTATGGTTATGAATACAATGGAGCTCAGAAAGAACAAATATACTACACACCACAACATCCTGCAGACGCAATTGCACCTCCACAGTACACCAATCCATGA